The nucleotide window AGGGTCATTCTTTATTGAGGATGTAAGGGTAAAGGCATCCTTATCAGATGTTGATAATTTTGAATTCCTTGCGGGAGAGTTTAAAAAAAGGAAGATAGGTGTTCTCGCATTCAAGGCGCCGCTTCAAAGCGATGACCTGATATATCTTGCATATTCTATCAAAGGCGGAGTTGAGGCGTCTGAGATACAGTCATTGCTTGAAAGCAAACTGACAAAAGGCATCTCTATAGGAGGGCCCCTCTTTTTTGAAAAAAAAGACTCTCTGGATATGAGCGATGCCAGAGAAGTTGCGACAAGATTATATACCATAGGACTTTCTGCTGTTAAAGAGCTTGACGGTTCTGCAAGGAGAGGAAAACCGATAAACATAAGAACGGTCAAAAGGGTTATTCATGCAATGGTTGACAATATTCTAAAAGATGAGACCCATCTCCTGGGATTTACGACCCTTAAGAACTTTGAAAATTATTTATACAATCACATGTTGAATACCGCTATATTTTCAATAGCAATTGGCAGGAGAATCAGTCTCCCGAAGAATCAGTTAAGCAGCCTCGGGATAGCTGCAATCTTTCATGATATAGGAAAGGCTGAGATCCCCCGCTCAATTTTAAATAAGCCCTCAGAGCTTAATCCAAAGGAATTGGAGCTTATAATGAGACATCCTGTAGATGGTGTGAGAATACTGATAAGGGCAAAAGACCTCAGTGATATATCAGTCATCGCTATGCTTGTATCTTTAGAACATCATATAAACTATGACGGAACCGGTTATCCTGACCTCACAAAGAAAAGAACACCGAATATCTTTAGCAGGATTATAACTATAGCTGATTACTATGATGCGCTCATCTCTGGAAAGGTATATAAACGGACTGTCTATAGCCCTGAAAATGCCTTAAGGTTTATGCATGATAAAAGCGGTGAATTATTTGACCCTGTTCTTACGAGGGTATTTATAAAGATGTTATCAGGGAACAGTTCCAGTTTATGATTTGCAGAGATTGTTCATTATAAATGTCTCTATTTTCCAAAACACCATACGTTATAATAATCCATGCCTCCCTTGGCCTCCATAGACATCGGTTCTAATACGCTCAGGCTATTAGTCGGTATGATAGAAGGGCAGAAGATTGTGCGTATGAGATGCGAGATGGTAATTACCCGTCTTGCCGCAGGCATTGGCGAGACAGGATTGCTGAATCCTGACAACATGGAAAAATCAGTATCTGTCCTGAAGGTTTTTTCAGATATTATTTCGGCTTACGGTATTTCGCATATAAGAGCCGTCGGCACAAGCGCATTAAGAGAGGCTGGAAATTCAGAAGAATTCATGAGGAGGGTTTTATCGGAAACAGGAATAAATATAGAAGTGATTTCAGGCGAAGAAGAGGCTGAACTTACAGCGCGGGGTGTTATGTTTGACCTGCCGGAGACGGATTCGTCTTTTATTATTGACATCGGCGGCGGAAGCGCTGAATGGATTTTCTGCCGGAATTCATACCCTGCTGAACTGGGGACGATTCCGACAGGCGTTGTAAAACTCTTTGACAAGCACATAAAATCTGACCCTCCATCAAAATCTGATATTGCCTCGCTGAAAAAAGAATTAGATACTGTCTTAAGCGGACTTAAAACTAAGATAGGGCCTCTCATAAGCAACAGGACAGTTTTTATCGGAACAGCAGGAACAATTACAACGACTGCATCTATTGATATTGGGCTTGAGAGTTACGGCCATGAAAAAATCCACAGGCACAATATCTCTTTAGAAAAACTCTATGATATTTCAGGGAGACTTATAAGTATTCCTCTCAGTGAGAGAAAAAAGATGATTGGACTTGAGCCGGAAAGGGCAGACTTGATTATCCCAGGCATACTCTTTACAATTAATATCATGGAATTATTCGGATTTGATAATATTCTTGTGAGTGACAACGGACTGCTTGAGGGTGTACTAATAAAACTTTCTGAAAGGGTCTCATAATTTAAACTTTATGGAACAGGTATTTAAAAGACCGGTAAGCCTTAAATCCGTGCCTTTCAGGTTCTGCCCGGGCTGCGGGCACAGCCTGATACACAGGATTATTGCAGAGTGTATAGACAATCTTAATATCAGGGATAAAGTTGTAGGGATTGCGCCTGTCGGATGCGCTGTTTTTGCTTATGACTATTTCAACTTTGATATTCTTGAGGTGGCGCACGGAAGGCCCCCTGCGGCAGCGACAGGGCTGAAACGGGTTATGCCTGACAAAGTAATATTTTCATATCAGGGTGACGGGGACCTTGCCGCAATCGGCACTGCGGAGATAATCCATGCCGCAAACAGGGGCGAGAACTTAACTGTGTTCTTTGTAAACAATGCCACATACGGTATGACAGGCGGACAGATGGCTCCGACAACGCTTATCTCGCAAAAGACTACCACCACGCCGAGGGGCAGAAATGTTAAGACATCAGGTTATCCTCTGCGTGTTTCTGAAATGCTTGCAACTATTGAGGGCGTTTCGTTTATTGCAAGGACTTCGGTTGACTCTGTAAAAAATCTTATGACGACAAAGAAAGATGTTGAAAAGGCATTCAGGTATCAGATGGAGGGCAAGGGATTCAGTTTTGTGGAAATCCTGTCGCCGTGTCCAATTGACTGGGGAATGTCCGCTGAGGAGTCCATAGACTGGATGCGCTCTGAGATGATGGCTGTTTTCCCTCTTGGTACATTTAAGGATAAATATGGCGAGTCATAGGGGGTATGCTTTTGGAACATAAGATAATGGTAGCAGGATTCGGAGGGCAGGGCATCCTGTTCCTCGGCAAACTGCTTGCGTACAGCGGTATGCTCGAGGGCAGGGAAGTTACATGGTTTCCTTCTTATGGCGCTGAGGTGCGCGGCGGCACTGCAAACTGCACTGTGATTATCTCTGACGAGATGATAGGCTCTCCGGTTGTTAGGAATCCTGAAATCCTTATAGTAATGAACGAGGCATCTCTTGATAAATTTCAGCCGAGGCTGAAGAAGGGCGGAATTTTAATATTTGATTCGTCTCTCATAAAAAAACCTGAACTGCGCTCTGATGTGCGCGTTGTTGACGTCCCTGCAAGTGAAATAGCTGCCTCAATTGGAGGCACGAAATGCGCCAACATGGTAATGCTCAGCGCCTTGCTTGCGCAGACAGGGATAATAAAAGAAGAATCCGCAGTCAATGCGCTTGAAGAGCTTACCCCTCAGAAAAGGAAAAAGGCTCTTGGCGCAAACAAAGAGGCGATAGTAAAGGGCCGGAGATATATTGAAGATAAGAAAAGCAAAAATATCTGACATCAGAGAGGTTCAGCGGCTTATCAATGAATTTGCAAAAAAAGAGGAGATGCTGCCGCGTTCTTTAAATGACCTCTATGAAAGCATCCGCGATCTTTTTGTGTGCGAAGACAGAGGCCGGATAAAAGGAGTATGCGCGCTTCACATATTATGGGATGACCTTGCGGAGATAAGGTCGCTTGCGGTTGCAGAAGGATCAAGGGGCAAGGGGATAGGAAACAGGCTTTTGAAAATATGTCTCAGGGAGGCAAAAGGACTCGGCATAAAAAGGGTGTTTGCTCTCACTTATCAGCCTGCGTTTTTCCTGAAGAACGGCTTTAAGGGTATTGATAAGTCAAAACTCCCGCAGAAGATATGGGGAGACTGCCTCAGATGTCCCCGCTTTCCTGAATGCGACGAAGACGCTGTGATAATTGAGATTTAATCTATACAGACAAATAAGAGAAATATTTCAAATCTTCAAAGTGGAATCTTTAAGGGATTACTTCACGTCAGACAGTATGACTCTTACAACATCCCCTACCTTAATATCAAATACCGAAGAAGCATTGCCCTTGTAAGTGAAGAGTTCAAGATATTCTGTGCTGTTTACCAAGGCATAAAGTCCTTTATCCGGAACTTGTGAATAGTGGCTTCTAAGTTCTGTATGCCTTTCCTTTACAATAATCTTTATTTTCCCCTCGGGATTGATGCCGTAGAGCATGTTCAAATCCAATGCCTTTATATTGGTTATAGCATTGCCAAAACGGTCTATGTATATGACTTCTCCTTCTACAGCCTTTTCTTCAGGCCGTGATGCAGACGGAAAATGCAGGGTTACATAATCGGTAATTGCTTCTCCGAAGTTTACCGACTCTATGCCTTTTGTAAGCCAAGCGGCAGCAGGGGAAAATATATCCCTGCCGTGAAATGTCGGGCCTTTGTCGGGCATAAAATAATGCTCTGATGTAAGATGAATTACCTTAAGAGTTTCAT belongs to Nitrospirota bacterium and includes:
- a CDS encoding N-acetyltransferase, with product MKIRKAKISDIREVQRLINEFAKKEEMLPRSLNDLYESIRDLFVCEDRGRIKGVCALHILWDDLAEIRSLAVAEGSRGKGIGNRLLKICLREAKGLGIKRVFALTYQPAFFLKNGFKGIDKSKLPQKIWGDCLRCPRFPECDEDAVIIEI
- a CDS encoding SAM-dependent chlorinase/fluorinase — translated: MQNNPIITLTSDFGYKDPFVGMMKGVILSINPLAKIIDITHGISPHNIKEAALTIGMSHSFFPPKTVHVVVVDPGVGSSRRPILVITDHAYFIGPDNGVFSLIYNSKNETLKVIHLTSEHYFMPDKGPTFHGRDIFSPAAAWLTKGIESVNFGEAITDYVTLHFPSASRPEEKAVEGEVIYIDRFGNAITNIKALDLNMLYGINPEGKIKIIVKERHTELRSHYSQVPDKGLYALVNSTEYLELFTYKGNASSVFDIKVGDVVRVILSDVK
- a CDS encoding 2-oxoacid:acceptor oxidoreductase family protein; this encodes MEHKIMVAGFGGQGILFLGKLLAYSGMLEGREVTWFPSYGAEVRGGTANCTVIISDEMIGSPVVRNPEILIVMNEASLDKFQPRLKKGGILIFDSSLIKKPELRSDVRVVDVPASEIAASIGGTKCANMVMLSALLAQTGIIKEESAVNALEELTPQKRKKALGANKEAIVKGRRYIEDKKSKNI
- a CDS encoding 2-oxoglutarate oxidoreductase, producing MEQVFKRPVSLKSVPFRFCPGCGHSLIHRIIAECIDNLNIRDKVVGIAPVGCAVFAYDYFNFDILEVAHGRPPAAATGLKRVMPDKVIFSYQGDGDLAAIGTAEIIHAANRGENLTVFFVNNATYGMTGGQMAPTTLISQKTTTTPRGRNVKTSGYPLRVSEMLATIEGVSFIARTSVDSVKNLMTTKKDVEKAFRYQMEGKGFSFVEILSPCPIDWGMSAEESIDWMRSEMMAVFPLGTFKDKYGES
- a CDS encoding HD domain-containing protein; protein product: MKDRKSDDAFKESVARYGRLIVNHLSILVKLTGIHGSINEAMINAAARLLSDLEPLLGEEGTLSLKLVEGSFFIEDVRVKASLSDVDNFEFLAGEFKKRKIGVLAFKAPLQSDDLIYLAYSIKGGVEASEIQSLLESKLTKGISIGGPLFFEKKDSLDMSDAREVATRLYTIGLSAVKELDGSARRGKPINIRTVKRVIHAMVDNILKDETHLLGFTTLKNFENYLYNHMLNTAIFSIAIGRRISLPKNQLSSLGIAAIFHDIGKAEIPRSILNKPSELNPKELELIMRHPVDGVRILIRAKDLSDISVIAMLVSLEHHINYDGTGYPDLTKKRTPNIFSRIITIADYYDALISGKVYKRTVYSPENALRFMHDKSGELFDPVLTRVFIKMLSGNSSSL